In Stieleria varia, one genomic interval encodes:
- the thrC gene encoding threonine synthase, with protein sequence MIHTAAQHNAVRTDLAFQRCINPVCGATYDSSELHTSCPKCSNLLDVAYDWDRIAVPKHLNEFEAMWSQRTNPVRFSGVWRFHELLPFAPQDRVVTVGEGQTLLQQTDAVGEYVGMDNGKLHLQYEGMNPSGSFKDNGMCAAVTHASILGAQRAACASTGNTSASLALYCSATRLMKAIIFIGSGKISYGKLSQALDYGALTVQIAGDFDDAMLRVREVAKELGIYLVNSVNPFRLEGQKTIMFRVLEALRWEVPDWIVVPGGNLGNSSAFGKAFMELKELGLIDRVPRIAVINASGADTLYELHERRGVRWNGGHVNMDPIVQYNDQMDREGIKADTIASAIEINRPVNLKKCLRALEFTDGVVRQVSDQEILDAKARVGAGGFGCEPASAASVAGAKMLRREGVISASDRVVCILTGHELKDPTATVAYHTTDQEVFHKTLGSRGVTKASFANKAIAVPNELDNIIKAIQLYA encoded by the coding sequence ATGATCCATACTGCTGCCCAGCACAACGCCGTTCGTACCGACCTCGCTTTCCAACGCTGCATCAACCCGGTTTGTGGTGCCACGTACGACTCGAGCGAACTGCACACGTCGTGCCCTAAGTGCAGCAATCTGCTAGATGTCGCCTACGACTGGGATCGGATCGCCGTGCCCAAACACCTCAACGAGTTTGAGGCGATGTGGAGCCAGCGGACCAACCCGGTTCGCTTCAGCGGCGTTTGGCGTTTCCATGAACTGCTCCCCTTTGCCCCCCAAGACCGCGTGGTGACGGTGGGCGAAGGCCAGACGCTGCTTCAACAGACCGATGCGGTCGGCGAATATGTGGGCATGGACAACGGCAAACTGCATCTGCAATACGAAGGCATGAACCCGTCGGGGAGCTTCAAAGACAACGGCATGTGCGCCGCGGTCACCCACGCCAGCATCTTGGGTGCGCAGCGGGCCGCTTGTGCCAGCACGGGCAACACCTCGGCGTCGCTCGCGCTCTATTGCAGCGCAACCCGACTGATGAAGGCGATCATCTTCATCGGCAGCGGCAAAATCTCCTACGGCAAACTCAGCCAAGCCCTCGACTACGGCGCCCTGACGGTTCAAATCGCGGGCGACTTTGACGACGCGATGTTGCGAGTGCGTGAGGTCGCTAAGGAACTAGGGATCTATCTGGTCAACAGCGTCAATCCGTTTCGTCTTGAGGGCCAAAAGACGATCATGTTTCGGGTCCTGGAAGCGCTTCGTTGGGAAGTCCCCGATTGGATCGTGGTGCCCGGCGGCAACCTGGGCAACAGCAGCGCGTTTGGCAAAGCGTTCATGGAGCTGAAAGAACTCGGACTGATCGACCGTGTCCCACGCATCGCCGTCATCAATGCCAGCGGCGCGGACACTCTGTATGAATTGCACGAGCGACGCGGTGTGCGCTGGAACGGCGGTCATGTGAACATGGATCCGATCGTTCAATACAACGACCAAATGGATCGCGAAGGCATCAAGGCCGATACGATCGCCAGCGCGATCGAGATCAACCGTCCCGTGAATCTCAAAAAGTGCTTGCGTGCGTTGGAGTTCACCGACGGTGTGGTCCGCCAAGTCAGCGACCAAGAAATCTTGGACGCCAAAGCCCGAGTCGGCGCGGGTGGCTTTGGCTGCGAACCGGCATCGGCCGCCAGCGTTGCCGGCGCCAAGATGCTGCGTCGTGAAGGCGTGATCTCCGCAAGCGATCGTGTCGTCTGCATCTTGACCGGACACGAACTGAAGGACCCCACCGCGACGGTCGCTTATCACACCACGGACCAGGAAGTCTTTCACAAGACCCTGGGCAGCCGCGGTGTGACCAAAGCAAGCTTTGCCAACAAAGCCATCGCGGTACCCAACGAGCTGGACAACATCATCAAAGCCATCCAGCTCTACGCTTAG
- the dapB gene encoding 4-hydroxy-tetrahydrodipicolinate reductase, which translates to MSEILNIAVHGAAGRMGRRVVALASADPLLKVVAAIENDDNALLGQDAGDLSGVETLDVPLSSQWPTDADVVIDFSLPTAIDRCIEQCIAHDTALVIATTGMTDAQVDKLQQAAKIIPIVWAPSMSLAVNLTMKVTQQITEKLRDVPGGLDIEIIERHHRYKADAPSGTALKFGDLIADKLDDGTRHVHGREGHTGQRQRNEIGYHAVRVGDNPGEHTIVFGMLGERIEINVAASNRDCYASGAIAAAKWLAEKPAGMYDMFDVLEM; encoded by the coding sequence ATGAGCGAAATCCTCAACATCGCCGTCCACGGTGCCGCCGGACGCATGGGCCGACGTGTCGTTGCACTCGCCTCCGCAGATCCATTGCTGAAAGTCGTCGCCGCGATCGAAAACGATGACAACGCACTGCTGGGCCAAGACGCAGGCGATCTTTCGGGCGTGGAAACCCTGGACGTGCCTCTGTCCTCCCAATGGCCGACCGACGCCGACGTCGTCATCGACTTCTCACTGCCAACCGCCATTGATCGCTGCATCGAACAGTGCATCGCACACGACACCGCGTTGGTGATCGCGACGACGGGCATGACGGACGCCCAAGTCGATAAACTACAACAAGCCGCCAAGATCATCCCGATCGTCTGGGCACCCAGCATGTCGCTCGCGGTCAACTTGACCATGAAAGTCACCCAGCAGATCACCGAAAAACTGCGTGACGTGCCCGGCGGCCTGGACATCGAAATCATCGAACGCCATCACCGTTACAAAGCCGACGCGCCGAGCGGCACCGCCCTGAAATTCGGTGACTTGATCGCCGACAAACTCGACGACGGCACGCGACATGTGCATGGCCGCGAAGGACACACTGGTCAACGACAACGAAACGAGATCGGCTACCACGCCGTCCGCGTCGGCGACAACCCCGGCGAACACACGATCGTCTTCGGCATGCTGGGAGAACGCATCGAGATCAACGTCGCCGCCAGCAACCGCGACTGCTACGCCTCCGGCGCCATCGCCGCCGCGAAATGGCTCGCAGAAAAACCAGCAGGCATGTACGACATGTTCGACGTCCTGGAAATGTAA
- a CDS encoding DUF4058 family protein, which translates to MQTTNPFPGMNPYLQARWPDAHTRLIAYIGDAISESLPGDLTVVAEESVSIDAPDEMVELSLRADVEVAEVSDIQIPDRDWGASEAATVAIDSPVLLRATRKHTHRWLEIRDTEDRVITVIEVLSPSNKTPDAAKKFARRQDSLLLSGVNTLEIDLIRGGKRTVPDAFLHLLQETDSTMYLIVAGRAHDVEGREVYYSPIDKRIPVVGVPLRQTDEDVALDLQPLVDRCYQTGRYWQLAQRPLPEPEWIPAEKQWAEGLLAKAGLRKPS; encoded by the coding sequence ATGCAAACAACCAACCCGTTTCCCGGCATGAATCCGTATCTTCAGGCGAGGTGGCCGGATGCGCATACGCGATTGATCGCGTACATTGGTGACGCGATCAGCGAGTCGTTGCCCGGAGACTTGACCGTCGTGGCGGAAGAATCCGTTTCGATCGATGCACCGGACGAAATGGTCGAGTTGTCCCTCCGAGCCGATGTCGAAGTCGCGGAGGTGAGTGACATTCAGATTCCGGATCGGGACTGGGGGGCGAGCGAGGCCGCCACGGTCGCGATCGATTCACCTGTTTTGTTGCGTGCAACGCGGAAGCATACGCATCGCTGGTTGGAAATTCGCGATACAGAGGATCGTGTGATCACGGTCATCGAGGTCTTGAGTCCATCGAACAAGACCCCTGACGCGGCGAAAAAATTTGCCCGGCGTCAGGACAGCCTGCTGCTCTCCGGCGTCAACACGTTGGAGATCGATCTGATTCGCGGCGGCAAACGAACGGTGCCTGATGCGTTTTTGCATTTGCTGCAGGAAACAGATTCGACGATGTACCTGATCGTCGCTGGGCGCGCGCACGATGTCGAAGGTCGCGAGGTCTACTACAGTCCGATCGACAAACGCATTCCCGTCGTCGGTGTCCCGCTTCGGCAAACCGATGAGGATGTCGCATTGGATCTGCAACCACTGGTGGACCGCTGTTATCAAACCGGCCGTTATTGGCAATTGGCCCAACGACCGCTGCCCGAACCGGAATGGATCCCGGCGGAAAAACAGTGGGCGGAAGGTTTGTTGGCAAAGGCGGGTTTGCGCAAACCAAGTTGA
- a CDS encoding MFS transporter, with the protein MKNKLLNRGFLSLVVSQFFGAMNDNILKVILTFTVIRGVWEGKLGDGGQGIVGVCFTVPFILLSGFAGQIADRFSKRTVTVWVKIAEIPIVALAGIGFYTQNLWITLFALILLTCQSSFFGPAKYGMIPELVPDGELSRANGIINMMTNLAVIGGTILAGVASDLYGGQNMLWIPFAVMTVTAVLGLLAAWTLTPLPAGNPGIQYELNPFATYVETIREMSKSRLLMVMMAWGYFYLLAGLALYIVPEYSVVLNVSDTEASVLMGVLGIAIGVGCAVAGWISGHHIEPRLTTVGAAGLIVFFILLAAVPPWMPNLGPMKRVLLSNVSFFILGAGFFSGFYIIPLQALLQKLSPDDERGQFLGTANAVSFTFMTVSGILFYLLRPAFGVQPQHMFYICSLLMFLGAAFFLWKLRGTGILTGSSSEANNLPLSESTTPEETENPYQSPADVP; encoded by the coding sequence TTGAAAAACAAGCTCCTCAATCGCGGCTTCCTGAGCCTGGTCGTCTCCCAATTCTTTGGGGCAATGAACGACAACATCCTCAAAGTCATCTTGACGTTCACGGTCATCCGCGGCGTTTGGGAAGGCAAACTCGGTGACGGTGGCCAAGGCATTGTCGGTGTTTGCTTCACCGTCCCCTTCATCCTGCTCTCAGGGTTTGCCGGACAGATCGCCGATCGTTTCTCCAAACGCACCGTCACCGTGTGGGTCAAGATCGCGGAGATCCCGATCGTCGCCCTGGCCGGAATCGGCTTTTACACGCAGAACCTCTGGATCACCCTGTTCGCGTTGATCCTGTTGACCTGCCAAAGCTCGTTTTTCGGGCCGGCCAAATACGGGATGATCCCCGAGTTGGTTCCCGATGGTGAACTCAGTCGTGCCAACGGAATCATCAACATGATGACCAACTTGGCCGTGATCGGCGGAACGATCCTCGCGGGCGTGGCAAGCGACCTGTACGGCGGACAAAACATGCTGTGGATCCCCTTCGCCGTGATGACCGTCACCGCCGTGTTGGGACTGCTCGCTGCCTGGACGCTCACTCCGTTGCCGGCTGGCAACCCCGGCATCCAATACGAACTCAACCCGTTCGCAACCTACGTCGAGACGATCCGCGAGATGTCCAAGTCGCGATTGTTGATGGTGATGATGGCCTGGGGATACTTCTACCTCCTGGCCGGACTGGCCTTGTACATCGTGCCCGAGTACAGCGTGGTGCTGAATGTCAGCGACACAGAAGCCAGTGTGTTGATGGGCGTCTTGGGGATCGCGATCGGTGTGGGTTGTGCCGTTGCCGGTTGGATCTCCGGTCACCACATCGAGCCGCGACTGACGACCGTGGGCGCGGCGGGACTGATCGTGTTCTTCATCTTGCTGGCTGCCGTCCCACCATGGATGCCCAACCTGGGGCCGATGAAACGTGTCCTGTTGAGCAACGTCTCATTCTTCATCCTCGGCGCAGGCTTCTTTTCAGGTTTCTACATCATTCCATTGCAAGCATTGCTGCAAAAACTTTCACCGGATGATGAACGTGGCCAGTTCTTGGGCACGGCCAACGCCGTTTCGTTCACTTTCATGACCGTCAGCGGAATTCTTTTCTACCTGCTCCGCCCTGCCTTTGGCGTCCAACCTCAACACATGTTTTACATCTGCAGCTTGCTGATGTTCCTGGGTGCCGCTTTCTTTCTTTGGAAGCTGCGAGGAACTGGAATTTTGACCGGCAGCTCGAGCGAAGCCAACAACCTCCCCCTCAGCGAATCAACCACGCCAGAGGAAACCGAGAACCCGTATCAAAGCCCCGCCGATGTGCCCTAA